Sequence from the Nasonia vitripennis strain AsymCx chromosome 5, Nvit_psr_1.1, whole genome shotgun sequence genome:
TACCAGTTTACAGTTTAAGtgagaattttaataaatctttAGAAAATCAACGTTTTGCCGACACACGAGTTCGCCGACTCGTAGCTCATAGAGTGCACGCAGTACAAACGCAGAATCGCCGCTAATACATACCgcatgctctctctctctctctctctctctctcgcacataTATCAACAACACGTGACTACGTTTTATATtctgagaaaatgatcaaaaCTCTGTTCACCGGGTATACTTTTACTCATAATATGTAAATAGTGTACACTGTTAGTCTATtacatatgtatttttcaTTACTATCATAACAATTGTAATTTTCAAAAGATTTAAGCATCTTTAAATTTGggaaagcaaaagaaaaaaattcgtcgAGTATTTAGTCGAATattctattttcatttttaattttatggaAATTTACTTAGTTATGcattatgtaaattttttattttcggagcattccaaaatatatttgaacTCGCTCATTTTTCGCGCTCGAAACCTGGAATctcgtatatataggtatgtcGTCTGCGAGAGCTGCGGGACATGCGCGCATTTAGCTAAACATAACCTCAAGCTCTCGACCGTGACTCCGGAATCGGATGATTTCGAAGTAGTTTTTTGTCTAAAAAACCATAATATgtgcatattttaaaattttctgaataaaGTGTAACTTCAACTCTGGAATTGAAAAGTTAAGGACGCGAAACGCCGAAGAGATTCGAGTCGTCAAAAATGTTTTCGCGTTCGCTTTTGTGCAGCACTCGCCTTTCAGGTAAGccagtttttcaaatttctattATGTTAAATAGAgagcatttatttataatgttaTGTCCTTTAAAAGTGCTTCCTCCTTGCAACAATGTGTTCGGAACAACTATACAAGCTGCTGGGCTCAGATTTTTTCCACCGCCCATCAAGTATGGTgagtgaaagaaaaaaacagattTACAAGCTCATTAAAACTAATGATAGATgtagaaagaaaaatcaattttttaattatttttcaacagACATTGAAACTCCACCTGACACTCGTGGAAAAAAGTTGTCCATACAACCAAAAGTACCACAGTATCCTCCCCAAATGAGGCCCTTCAAAATGCAAAAGAAACTCAAATTCATGAGAGGACCTGAGCTGgtattaaacaaattattgcATAAACAATATGGAGTTATAGTAAGTTTTTGTTCTGAAAATAGatgaatattataataaagcgATTGACTACCaatgataatattttatcattagGCTTTGGTGGGTGGGAGAATGAGGTACGGCCACTTTGAAATGGTGCGTTGGACTTGTGGTAGAAAGTTACCTGAAAAAGCCTTTTCATTGTGGCGTGTTGATGCTCCATGGCAACCTGTTACTAAAAAGGTATTTTACCCTTGAGAAACTTTATCTTgagtaataatttttaactcaATCAAATGTATTTTACTGTGTTGTATATAGGGTGCAGGTCAAAGAATGGGTGGAGGAAAAGGTTCGATCGATCACTATGTCACTCCTGTTAAAGCTGGAAGAGTTATCATTGAAGTTGGTGGACCACTGGAATATGCAGAGGTAATCTTTTTGGGAATATAAAGAATAGTTTTGGCCGTCACGAGATTTCTTAATCGTTacttttaattgaatttcagGTGAAAAAAACTTTGGAAGAAGTAGCG
This genomic interval carries:
- the LOC100114348 gene encoding 39S ribosomal protein L16, mitochondrial → MFSRSLLCSTRLSVLPPCNNVFGTTIQAAGLRFFPPPIKYDIETPPDTRGKKLSIQPKVPQYPPQMRPFKMQKKLKFMRGPELVLNKLLHKQYGVIALVGGRMRYGHFEMVRWTCGRKLPEKAFSLWRVDAPWQPVTKKGAGQRMGGGKGSIDHYVTPVKAGRVIIEVGGPLEYAEVKKTLEEVAHKLPFPAMAVSQEMLDQMEENERYKEEHNENPYTMKYIIQNNLGGCHNWISPIDKLYFGKYT